The Flavobacterium jumunjinense genome includes a region encoding these proteins:
- the gwsS gene encoding grasp-with-spasm system SPASM domain peptide maturase: MMKYFKLFANCIVVKGYKRSVIVDLQRSNVHFIPNDLCEILTKCKNIKIQDIYIEYGEENTEIIKDYFINLENLDLGFFCEEIELDYFPDLKLDYKSPFAINNAIIENFNLKNDYSDTIGQLENLGCEYLELVFYNLIESNDLISFLDSFYYSSIKYIGLIIKDDITINNDFLKNITSTKLRLTKIIIHTSEREELLDFEEFNLTNIIYTQKKITEFKFCGNVDEKYFTSNVSHFTESLNHNSCLNKKIAIDKDGNIKNCPAISQSFGNIKNTTLEEALQHKDLKKYWNITKDQIDVCKDCEFRHVCTDCRAYVEDPENQYSKPLKCGYSPYTNEWEEWSTNPLKQKGIEYYDMQDLVHAKKDK, translated from the coding sequence ATGATGAAATATTTTAAACTGTTTGCAAATTGTATTGTTGTTAAGGGGTACAAAAGAAGTGTTATCGTTGACCTTCAAAGATCTAATGTGCATTTTATCCCTAATGATTTGTGTGAAATATTAACTAAATGTAAAAACATAAAAATTCAGGATATATACATTGAATATGGAGAAGAAAATACAGAAATAATTAAGGATTATTTTATTAATCTAGAAAATTTAGATTTAGGTTTTTTCTGTGAAGAAATTGAGTTAGATTATTTTCCAGATTTAAAGCTAGATTATAAATCACCTTTTGCTATCAACAATGCTATTATTGAAAATTTTAATTTAAAAAATGATTATTCCGATACTATAGGTCAATTAGAAAATCTCGGATGTGAATATCTAGAACTTGTCTTTTATAATTTAATTGAGAGCAATGATTTAATTTCTTTTCTAGATTCTTTTTATTATAGCTCAATTAAATATATAGGTTTAATAATTAAAGATGATATTACTATAAATAATGATTTTTTAAAAAATATAACTTCAACTAAATTAAGGTTAACTAAAATTATTATTCATACTTCAGAGAGAGAAGAATTGCTAGATTTTGAAGAATTCAATCTCACAAATATAATTTATACTCAAAAAAAAATTACTGAATTTAAATTTTGTGGTAATGTTGATGAAAAATATTTCACTTCAAATGTAAGTCATTTTACAGAGTCCCTCAACCACAACTCTTGCCTAAACAAAAAAATAGCCATCGACAAAGACGGTAATATTAAAAATTGCCCAGCAATTTCTCAGAGCTTTGGTAACATAAAAAACACCACATTAGAAGAAGCGTTGCAACACAAAGATTTAAAAAAATACTGGAACATTACCAAAGACCAAATTGATGTGTGCAAAGATTGCGAATTCCGTCATGTGTGTACCGATTGCCGTGCCTATGTTGAAGACCCAGAAAATCAGTATTCCAAACCTTTAAAATGCGGCTACAGTCCATACACCAACGAATGGGAAGAATGGAGCACTAACCCACTAAAACAAAAAGGAATTGAATACTACGATATGCAAGATTTAGTTCACGCAAAAAAAGACAAATAA